The following nucleotide sequence is from Dehalogenimonas sp. THU2.
CAAAACCGGGTCAGCAAAAACCCGGCGATCTGGTCGTCCTCATGGGCGGGCGTACCGGCCGCGACGGCATCCATGGCGTCACTTTTTCTTCAGAGGCGCTGTCAGACAAGAGCACCGAGCAGTCCTTCTCATCGGTGCAGATCGGCAATCCCATCGTGGAGAAGCGCATGACCGAGGCCATTTTGAAGGCTCGTGATGAGAAGCTCATCGCCCGCATCACCGATGTCGGCGGCGGCGGCTTGTCCTCCGCGGTCGGTGAGATGGGTGCGGATACCGGCGCCAAGGTATGGCTCGACCGGGTGCCGCTGAAATACTCCGGACTGACTTATGCCGAGATATGGATCTCCGAATCCCAGGAGCGCATGATCCTGGCCGTGTCGCCGCGGAATATCGACCGGTTGATGGAGATCTGCCGTGGAGAGGGTGTCGAGTCCACTGTCATCGGTGAATTTACTGACGACAAGAAGTTAAAGCTTTTCTATAACGATACACAGGTTTGCGACCTGGATATGGATTTCGTGCATGGCGGTCTGCCGCAGCTTGAACTCAAAGCGACTTCGCGAGCGTCGAACCATCCCGAGCCTTCATTCCCCTGTCCGCCACGCCTCGATGGCGACCTGCTGACGTTATTAGGACGCTGGAATACCTGCTCCAAAGAGTGGGTTATCCGCCAGTACGACCATGAGGTGCAGGGCGCCAGTGTGCTGAAGCCGCTGGTTGGGCAACAATCTGACGGTCCCGGTGACGCCGCTATCGTCCGGCCGGTGCCGGGTTCCAAGCGCGGTGTTATCGTCTCCTGCGGCATCAATCCGGCTTATTCCGATGTGGATGCCTATAACATGGCCGCTTCGGCTATCGATGAGGCGGTGAGGAACGTCATCGCCGTCGGCGGTTCGCTGGACCGGCTGGCACTTCTCGATAATTTCTGCTGGGGTTCGGCCAGTGATGAAGCCGCCCTGGGTGCGCTGGTCCGCGCCGCCCAGGCCTGCGCCGACCTGTCTCTCGTCTTTGAGACGCCTTTCATTTCTGGCAAGGACTCCCTCAACAACCAATTCCGTGTCGGCGACAAGACGGTTTCGATACCCCATACACTGCTCATTTCTGCCATCGCCGTTATGGCCGATGTTTCCAAGGCTGTGACCATGGATCTCAAGGCGCCGGGTAACCTCATCTATATGGTCGGCCAAACTAAAGAAGAACTCGGGGGTTCGGCTTATTATGCCTCGAAAGGCTTTATCGGTAATCGCTCCCCCGGCGTCGATCCCCCGGCTGCCAAAGCGCTCTATGAAAAGCTCTCGACGGCGACCGATAAACGGCTGATTCAGGCCTGCCACGACCTGTCCGAGGGAGGGCTTGGTGTTGCCCTGGCTGAGATGGCTTTCGCCGGCGGCTTTGGTGCAGAGATTGAACTTTCCAAGATGCCGTGTGACGATACCATCGAACGCGATGACTTTAGGCTTTTCTCCGAATCCAATTCTCGCTTCCTGGTCGAGGTCGCCCCGCAAAACCACCAGGAGTTTGAACAGGTTATGGGTATGTCCCCCGTCGTACTCATCGGCAGCGTCGCCCGGGATGAAAGACTGGTCATCAAGGGTATCGGCGGCAACGTAATTATCGATTCGTCGATCAATGATCTGAAAGACGCCTGGCAGAGGCCGTTGAAATGGTAAAAGAGGTCAAGGTCTTAGTTTTGCGTGCCCCCGGCACCAACTGCGACAGGGAAATGGCCGAGGCGTTCGAACTGGCTGGCGGTACACCACGTATCGCTCATATAAATGAACTTATTTCCGGCGCGGTCAAGCTCAAGGATTACCACATCATGGGCCTACCGGGCGGATTTTCCTACGGCGATGACCTGGGCGCCGGTAAAGTCCAAGCCAATGAGATGCGGCGGCGTATCTTCGACAGTTTGCATGCGTTTATCGAGCGCGGGGGACTGATCGTCGGCGTCTGCAATGGTTTTCAGGCGCTTATCAAAACCGGCATCCTGCCTGGTCCCCCCAGCCCCGCCCTACCCCATGTTACCCTGACCAACAATGATTCCGGCAGGTTCGAGTGCCGCTGGGTGAAACTGGCGGCGGAACCATTGAACCGGTGCGTGTGGACGGAGGGCATCGAACATCTTGACGTTCCGGTGGCCCACGGCGAAGGGAAGCTCATCGCCGCGCCGGAAATGCTCCCCCGCCTGCGTCCGGTCTTCTATTATGCGGACGCCCTGGGTAATCCCACCGCCGAATATCCGGCTAACCCCAACGGCGCGGTGAACAATATCGCCGGTCTCACCGACAACACCGGCCACGTTTTCGCCCTCATGCCCCACCCTGAACGCTTCATCCGCGCCTCCCAGCACCCTAAATGGACACGCCAGTCAGTTGATGAGCCGGGTGAAGGACTCAGGATTTTTCAAAATGGCGTAAGGGCCGCACAGAAGACCTAAAGAGCTCCTGACCTGCGTGCGCTGGATGCAAATCTTGTTGTCCCCCAATGTCTTCCTTAAATTTGGAGATACATTATCAAATTCTTTCATGCGAGGGTGATCAGGTACATTGTTCTTATTTTTTCCAAACTACTTGTAACCAGCATCACTGACATTTGTCCGTCGAGCACTCATAATGACATTATGAAGAATTTGGTGTTATCAACTCTCAAGACAATTATGGCTGCCTTCGTTATGTTGGCATTGGTGCTGATTTCTGGTTGCGCCGTCACTGAATCATTAGCCTCTCCGCCGGACGCTGCCGAGTCTTATGTTCCTGGGAAGAACATATCCGACATTATAAATTACAGAATCTCTGTCAGCGGTCTGGTCGAACAGCCTTTGAATTTGAGCTACGGAGATCTTGTGCATTTAGACACAACATCGGTATTTGCCTATCTGTTCTGTCCAGGTGTGTATTATGAATATAACAAATGGACAGGTGTCTCGATAACCAGCTTGCTGGATTTTGCTGGTGCGAAGGAAAATGCGGGGCATGTTATTTTCACCGCCATTGATGGCTATGAGATGATTTTCACTGTTGAACAACTTGAAGAAAATAGCGCTATCCTAGCCTACTTGAAAGACGGGGCTGAACTAACGGATGAGGACGGATACCCTGTTAGGTTGGTCGTACCGGATCTGGATGGGTATTACTGGGTGAGATGGCTGATTGGAGTGGACATAAGCAGTTGAAACCTAATTGAACTCTTTCTCGGACATAACAATCAAAACCAATGCCGGCACACCTAACGGAATGAATGACGCCGCAGCCGTCACCCCGCCGATCAAAGCCCATCGGTAATTCCTGCGCTTTAGAATAAAAACCCCGCCAATTATCGAAACTGCGGCAATGATCAAAGCCGGGATGGGCAAGCTGAAAATGATACTGGGTACGAAGGGCGGTATGTCTCCTTTGCCGAAGCCGCTGTGTTCAGGACCGAAGCCGATCCAGTAGTTAAGAATTCCCAGTCCGCCGATCAATCCGGCAAGAATCGATAAAATACCCCCGATCCCTGGTCTGTTCATTGTTTTCATCGAAAAGACCGCATGTGTTGTGACTGAATTATTATCATTCGAAACTGAAATCCGAGAATGAGGGGAAACCGTCGTTCGAGATGATAAAGGAAATCACAAATACTGTGATTAGGAGCCCCAGCGCGAACATCCTCCAGGCCAGTTCGCTATCCTTTCCCTTAATCGCCGTCCAAGCGAAGATACCGCCCACCACGCCAAACAATACAGGCAACAGCCACCATGCGCCTGATGGTTTCCCTGCTTTGGAACCCGTTGTATCACCGGTTCTTGAGTTCGTCATCGATACCCCGGCCGGATTGACTGACGCGCCGCAGGCTTCGCAAAATTTCGAACCCGCGGGATTCGTTGTCCCGCAACGCTGGCAATAGAATTGAGGCTGTGGTTGAGCGGTGATTGACGGTGCTACCCGGGTAATTGCTAATGTAGCCCCGCAGTCCCCGCAGAACCGGGCCCCGGTCTCATTCATCGCGTGGCAATTGGGACATTCCATTTGTTATCCTCCGAATCGATTATGGCAAAGCCCGGCCGCAGCCATTACAAAACTTCTGTCCGGGTGCTGTCATCCGGCCGCATTGCGGGCAGGATGATGACCGGTTGTAAGCGGGGGTGGCGGTCCGGAGGGGTGAAAGCGCGATGCCGCAGCTCCGGCAGAATTTCCGGTTCGATGAATTCCGCGCGGCACAATTCGGACAGGGTACCGAAGATGTGACCGGGGCTGTGAATGTTCCGGTAGAGACCAGCAGTCGGCGTGCCAGCAGGGTGCCGTTCATGCCGATAGCCATTCCGGTGGCCAGATAAACCGATGAAAGACCGTAGGCGGCAATGGTATCCTGTCCCAGCATCGCCAGAGCCTGAGTGGCGCTGAACGACAATCCCCAGATTATCAGATAGACGACAGATCGTTTAGCAGTGATTTTATCACCGTTTACGTCGATCCTGGTGGTGAACCCCTGAAACGCGCCACCGAGCAACCCGGCGCCCAGCAGTCCCCAGGAAAGCAGTGTCGGCTCGCCCAAGTTGAGCAAGAATCGATATAGCACCAGGAATGCGGCGCTGAACAGCATCTGTGTTAATAGGCCGGATGCCACCAGCGGGCGTGGTTTGCCGACAGTTCGCACTATGGCAAATACCGAAAGCAGCACCAGCGGGATTGAAGCGTAACCTGCGATGACCAGGACTGTATTGAGCACTCTATTGCCTCACCTTCCCACAATTGTTGCAGAACCGGGCGCCGGATTTGAGTTCATGACCGCAGTTACGGCAATAGACACCTTTGGTAACGGGGGTGTGGGACGCGGAAGATTTCTGCGCGGGAGTGCCGCAATTCAGACAGAATCGTGACAATGCAGGCAGTTGAGCGCCGCATTTATCGCACGCCCCTGTCTGTTCCATTTTCCGTAGATAATCGTGCCAGGCACTTTGAATGGTGAAAACTATTTGGCCGGATGGTTCGTCGCGGACCCACTTGTCTCCTGCTCGCCGGTACCACTTCCCAGACCCGGCGCCGATCGTCCAAATCGCCTTGTTTTCGTCGAAAAAGCGGAGTGTTTTCAAAGCGTTGCTGTATTGCCGAAAGGAAAATTGCCCCTTGCGGTAAGCGGCACAAAGGTAATAAAACAAGGCAAAAGCCTGGGATGGGTGGTACATCGGGAGCTTGGGAACCGGTGATTGCGGGATGATTTGACCCACGGTTATTTTCCTTTCATCCGGTGATAAATACTCATGAATTCTTGTACCTCCCCGGGATTGTCCGGGTTTGGTATCTTACCGTGGTTTTCATAATATTCCCGCCATGCTTGATGAGCGGCATCGTCTTTCTGATAAACACAGCTCGCTTCGATAGCCCCACCGGCATCAGGTTCGACATAATCTCTTAAGATGTTAGCGCCGCCGGAAATATCTCTGACGTCGCCTTTGGCGTTGGTGAGTGAAGTCAAATTCATAAGACGCCTGATGATCCTGATTCCTTCGACGGCCCCTTCCTCATATTTTTCTCTGTTTACCTGTTTAACAAATTCAGAAGGATCGTTATCGGTAAGAGCTGGGCCCAATTTACCGCCGCTTCCAAGCGGTGGATTTTCCTTTATCACATCTCCAGCATGTTCCCACTCGGCATGCTGTCTTTCACGCTCCTCCGGTGACTGTCTTTGCCCCCACCCGTATTCTCTTTTTGTTCTATCCCACCACTCTGTCCAGTTTTCATCTTCTGACGCTGGATGACCGAAGATAGGAGGACGTTCAGCCGGTGCCTGCGGATTCATGCGTCGCCCTTCAAGAAAGGCATTCCAAAGCATTTCCAAACCTGTTTCATCGCTGCTGGCAATCATAATGCGATCGGCTGGATCTTCCGGCGATGGAATTTCGGCTATCTCAATCGGTGGCCGGAGTTCGGGCGGCAGTAGATCCTGGCGATAACCGGCGATGTCTATATCTCCTATACTGTCACCGGCATCGGCGATGAGCGGTTCGCCGTCTTCCGCCAGGGGGGAATCCCCGTCTCTCTCAACCCGGTTCAGCAGCAGTGCCCCGCCCCCCGCCACCACGGCTGCCACCAGCCCGGCGACGGCGGTAGTGCCCAGTGCGCCGAAACCGGAGACCAGGTCTGTGGCGGTTTCATTGTTGGAGATATCGATGCCGTCGGTGTGGTGCCACACCGCCTGTTGAGCGTCGTTGCCGAAACTACCTGACCGGTTGATGTTCTGCAGTGTCTGCAGCAGACTGCCGGTGGCAAATCCGCCGGGCGTGAATATATCTGACCGGCGGGGTCCTGAATCGTGTTTTTCACCGCAGAAGGCGATGATGAGACTCTGGCTGGCGCCTGGCGGTACGGTTATGATCTCCGCCCCGGCGGTAAACATCGTCTGGGTCCCGACATTCTGCGGAACCATGGCCAGCCCGATGGGGACCTTTATCGTAAGGGTTTCGCCGGTGGTGTTATTGAAGGTAGCCTGGAGAGACTGTCCGTAATATCCCCCGCCGGAACCGTTGACCGTAACATTGAGTCCGGAAACCGCGCCGTTCATGACATCCTGAATTTCGTGATCGGCGGCGGAGAGGGGGGAGGGAAGGCTGCCGATGAAGACCAAGGCAAGTGTAACCAGTACTACGGGAGCCAGGCGTTTCATCTTATCGCTCCGGTTGTCGGTCCAGCATTACTTTATGCTTGGTTGGTGCTGTTGTCAATGGTTTTTGCTTTACCCGCGCATGATAACTGCTCGGAGCCGATCACCTGGGGAACTTCTGGAGGTGACGTGACTGGAGATCACGGTCATTATGCCGAAGAGAATCGGGATCAAGTCACCCCTGTTCCGGTCTTCATTCCCGGTCTCAACTCTAGATGTGCTAAAGTATAAGTGGCAACGAAATTTTTAATCCGTCGATAGGAGATACCCTGCCCCGTGATCGTAGAGATGAGAAACGGCGCACCCAAAGACGAGATTGACGCCGTAACCGATAAAGCCCGTTCCCTAGGATTGAACGTGCAGCTCAACCTAGGCACCGACAAGGTCGTCGTTGCCCTTTTGGGCAGCAATACTGGACTCATACCCACAGATCAGTTCGCCGTACTGCCGGGGGTGGAGTCCGTCACCCGAATCATGAAGCCGTACAAACTGGCCTCGCGGGAGTTCAAAAGGGCGGATACCATCGTTTCGGTGGGAGGCATCGATATCGGTACCAATCGCATTGTAATCATGGCCGGTCCGTGCGCCGTGGAAAGTGAAGAGCAGCTCACCGAGGCGGCGCGCGTGGTCAAAACTTCCGGCGCCAGCATTCTGCGCGGGGGCGCCTTCAAGCCCCGCACCTCCCCGTTTAGCTTTCAGGGTCTCAAAAAATCAGGACTGGAACTGCTGGATAAAACCCGCAAGAGCTTCGGCCTGCCGGTCATCACCGAGGTCGTCGATGCTCATGACGTCGATATGATGTCGGATTACGTCGATATCTTGCAGGTCGGTTCGCGTAATATGCAGAATTATTCGCTGCTGACTCACCTGGGCAAGACTCGGCGTCCGGTGCTCCTCAAGCGGGGCTTCGCCTGCACTATCACCGAATGGCTGACTGCCGCCGACTACCTCCTTTCGGAAGGGAACGAGCAGGTCATCCTGTGTGAGCGCGGCATCCGCACTTTCGAGGATTCCACCCGCTTTTCCCTCGACATCTCGTCCATCCCGGTGATCAAGAAGGCCAGCCACCTGCCGCTGGTGGTCGATCCCAGCCACGCCGCGGGTCACTACTCGCTGGTCCCGGCCCTGGCCAAAGCGGCGATCGCCGCCGGCGCCGACGGTCTGCTCATCGAGATGCACCCGGATCCGCGCAAGGCGTTGGTGGATGGCATCCAGTCCCTTTCGCCTTCCGATTTCATCCGCTTGATGGAAGAGCTCAAGCCGGTGGCTGCGGCGGTGGGGCGGACGCTTTAACCAACCGTCATCGTAGCCACAGCGTCTTGTAAACCGGTTGTTTTCTAATCCCTTTTACCGAGTTAGTGCTTTAACTCCGTAATCCACAAAAATTCCATTATTTATTCATACTATTACGATTATTCCTCAATATAATGGCTGGATGAGTAACAAATCCTGGTTTCGGCGGTTTACAGTCTCTTTCGTCCTTGCTCTTGCTACACTCCTGTTAGTCGCAGCGCCCCTTTTTGCCTGCGAGATAACCATCAAGCCCGAAAAATCCTCCGGTCAGGTGGGGGATATTATCAAGCTGGATATCACCGTCGTCCTTACCCACCGCAACTGTCCAGTCCCCATGTCGGACACAAAGTTCATCACAAGTTCTAATCTGGCTATTGTGGGCCAAACTGCCTGGGTATCCGCCGGACGTGATACTTATAAAACGGTGCTCACCGTTCAGTTGTTGGCGGCGGGAACTGCTAAGTTGGAGATTGTACGGGATTGCATCAAAGAAGGCGGATATGAGGTTGTTACGTTGACGGCAGGCGGTACCGCCGTGATCGACACTCCTGTCACAACCAACATACCGCGGGAGGTTTCACCGGGTGTCGTCGTTGTACCATCGACCTCTTCCATCGGTGGCGATACAGTGGAACCCGCATCGGAGATGACATGGCTGGAAGCGTTCAAGCGAGCGTTCAGTCAGCCGTTCATCTGGGCTTACCTGGGGCTGACTTTCTTTGCGTACTTCGCCTTATTGTTCCGGCGCCGTCGCTGGCGCTATATTTCACTGGCTTTTTCTATGGTATACCTGGGATTTTTTCTTGGGTTGTG
It contains:
- the purL gene encoding phosphoribosylformylglycinamidine synthase subunit PurL encodes the protein MIYRIDVSPAPGTPDRRGASLLKDIADLNLGGVTSAHVGDVYWLKGDLDPATVTMLARELLTDPVTETFAIDAPVEMTASVRAVLVAHNAGVTDPVEETILKASADLGVTLEGARTGKLYLLGGNFDNGTLSLITNRLLLNPIVQHAVTPQSVIFGENPVYRFELREVELPGGDAGLCDVGRLFCLSPAEIRTAAAYYKKLGRKPTDVELETLAQSWSEHCVHKTFKAKYNFDGRVVDNLLKSTIAQATKQLDKPWCLSVFVDNSGVIDFDGENAVCFKVETHNHPSAVEPYGGAATGLGGVIRDVLGTGLSARPIFNTDVFCFGEPDMPYDSMPPGTLHPRRVFKGVRAGVADYGNRMGIPTVNGAVLFDERYTGNPLVYCGTAGIMPVWAAKPGQQKPGDLVVLMGGRTGRDGIHGVTFSSEALSDKSTEQSFSSVQIGNPIVEKRMTEAILKARDEKLIARITDVGGGGLSSAVGEMGADTGAKVWLDRVPLKYSGLTYAEIWISESQERMILAVSPRNIDRLMEICRGEGVESTVIGEFTDDKKLKLFYNDTQVCDLDMDFVHGGLPQLELKATSRASNHPEPSFPCPPRLDGDLLTLLGRWNTCSKEWVIRQYDHEVQGASVLKPLVGQQSDGPGDAAIVRPVPGSKRGVIVSCGINPAYSDVDAYNMAASAIDEAVRNVIAVGGSLDRLALLDNFCWGSASDEAALGALVRAAQACADLSLVFETPFISGKDSLNNQFRVGDKTVSIPHTLLISAIAVMADVSKAVTMDLKAPGNLIYMVGQTKEELGGSAYYASKGFIGNRSPGVDPPAAKALYEKLSTATDKRLIQACHDLSEGGLGVALAEMAFAGGFGAEIELSKMPCDDTIERDDFRLFSESNSRFLVEVAPQNHQEFEQVMGMSPVVLIGSVARDERLVIKGIGGNVIIDSSINDLKDAWQRPLKW
- the purQ gene encoding phosphoribosylformylglycinamidine synthase I; amino-acid sequence: MVKEVKVLVLRAPGTNCDREMAEAFELAGGTPRIAHINELISGAVKLKDYHIMGLPGGFSYGDDLGAGKVQANEMRRRIFDSLHAFIERGGLIVGVCNGFQALIKTGILPGPPSPALPHVTLTNNDSGRFECRWVKLAAEPLNRCVWTEGIEHLDVPVAHGEGKLIAAPEMLPRLRPVFYYADALGNPTAEYPANPNGAVNNIAGLTDNTGHVFALMPHPERFIRASQHPKWTRQSVDEPGEGLRIFQNGVRAAQKT
- a CDS encoding molybdopterin-dependent oxidoreductase; translation: MKNLVLSTLKTIMAAFVMLALVLISGCAVTESLASPPDAAESYVPGKNISDIINYRISVSGLVEQPLNLSYGDLVHLDTTSVFAYLFCPGVYYEYNKWTGVSITSLLDFAGAKENAGHVIFTAIDGYEMIFTVEQLEENSAILAYLKDGAELTDEDGYPVRLVVPDLDGYYWVRWLIGVDISS
- a CDS encoding zinc ribbon domain-containing protein, which encodes MLNTVLVIAGYASIPLVLLSVFAIVRTVGKPRPLVASGLLTQMLFSAAFLVLYRFLLNLGEPTLLSWGLLGAGLLGGAFQGFTTRIDVNGDKITAKRSVVYLIIWGLSFSATQALAMLGQDTIAAYGLSSVYLATGMAIGMNGTLLARRLLVSTGTFTAPVTSSVPCPNCAARNSSNRKFCRSCGIALSPLRTATPAYNRSSSCPQCGRMTAPGQKFCNGCGRALP
- a CDS encoding zinc ribbon domain-containing protein; protein product: MGQIIPQSPVPKLPMYHPSQAFALFYYLCAAYRKGQFSFRQYSNALKTLRFFDENKAIWTIGAGSGKWYRRAGDKWVRDEPSGQIVFTIQSAWHDYLRKMEQTGACDKCGAQLPALSRFCLNCGTPAQKSSASHTPVTKGVYCRNCGHELKSGARFCNNCGKVRQ
- the aroF gene encoding 3-deoxy-7-phosphoheptulonate synthase produces the protein MIVEMRNGAPKDEIDAVTDKARSLGLNVQLNLGTDKVVVALLGSNTGLIPTDQFAVLPGVESVTRIMKPYKLASREFKRADTIVSVGGIDIGTNRIVIMAGPCAVESEEQLTEAARVVKTSGASILRGGAFKPRTSPFSFQGLKKSGLELLDKTRKSFGLPVITEVVDAHDVDMMSDYVDILQVGSRNMQNYSLLTHLGKTRRPVLLKRGFACTITEWLTAADYLLSEGNEQVILCERGIRTFEDSTRFSLDISSIPVIKKASHLPLVVDPSHAAGHYSLVPALAKAAIAAGADGLLIEMHPDPRKALVDGIQSLSPSDFIRLMEELKPVAAAVGRTL